A window of the Synechococcus sp. JA-3-3Ab genome harbors these coding sequences:
- the lipB gene encoding lipoyl(octanoyl) transferase LipB, whose translation MRAFWQELEAGPVLQVHQAGEVPYRRAWAWQQVRLAQMIRDPQVPDGLLLLTHPPVYTLGAGADPKFLKSLAGQIGSPDTQPESPVTEGPEILRVERGGEVTYHGPGQWVGYALLNLKRHRTVYGSHGQPDLHRYLRHLEEVLIQTVAHFGLQGERIPGLTGVWVQGHKVAAIGIKVSRWVTYHGFALNVCPDLAAFQAIVPCGIPDRPVGSLVHFCPEVTMAAVAPVLVKSFCQVFGLQAQEVSLSEWLGERKSLKTQG comes from the coding sequence TTGAGGGCGTTTTGGCAGGAGCTTGAGGCGGGGCCGGTTCTCCAAGTTCACCAGGCGGGAGAGGTGCCCTACCGCAGGGCGTGGGCTTGGCAGCAAGTCAGGTTGGCCCAGATGATCCGCGATCCCCAGGTGCCAGATGGGCTTTTGTTGCTCACCCACCCGCCGGTCTACACCCTGGGGGCGGGGGCCGATCCCAAGTTTCTCAAAAGCCTGGCTGGACAGATAGGATCTCCAGACACTCAGCCAGAGTCCCCTGTTACTGAGGGGCCGGAGATCCTGCGGGTGGAGCGGGGCGGCGAAGTGACCTACCACGGGCCGGGCCAGTGGGTGGGTTATGCCCTGCTCAACCTAAAGCGCCATAGGACTGTCTACGGCTCCCACGGCCAGCCGGATCTGCATCGCTACCTGCGCCACCTAGAAGAGGTGCTCATCCAGACTGTGGCCCACTTCGGCCTGCAGGGGGAGCGGATCCCTGGCCTAACAGGGGTTTGGGTGCAAGGCCACAAGGTGGCGGCCATCGGCATCAAGGTCTCCCGCTGGGTGACCTACCACGGCTTTGCCCTCAACGTTTGTCCGGATCTAGCTGCCTTCCAAGCCATCGTGCCCTGTGGGATCCCTGACCGGCCCGTGGGATCCCTGGTGCACTTTTGTCCAGAGGTAACGATGGCTGCCGTAGCTCCGGTGCTGGTGAAGTCCTTTTGTCAGGTCTTTGGGCTGCAAGCTCAGGAAGTTTCCTTATCAGAGTGGTTGGGAGAACGCAAGTCTCTAAAGACTCAAGGCTAA
- the purB gene encoding adenylosuccinate lyase, producing the protein MIERYTLPEMGQIWSTAHKLQTWLQVELAVCEAQAELGRIPQEALQEIRAKAAFDPARVLEIEAEVKHDVIAFLTNLNEHVGEAGRYIHLGLTSSDVLDTALALQLVASVEILQARLADLIAAIRDQARQHRYTLMIGRTHGVHAEPITFGFKLAGWLAECLRHQERLERLQEVVAVGKISGAVGTYANVPPQVEQLACARLGLKPDTASTQVISRDRHAEYVQTLALIGSSLERFATEIRHLQRTEVLEAEEYFAPGQKGSSAMPHKRNPIKSEQLTGISRLLRGYALPALENIPLWHERDISHSSVERVILPDASILCHYLLVNMADLVRHLQVHTGNMERNLNIYGGVIFSQQVLLALVEKGLSREEAYRLVQENAHRAWNQPQGDFRANLLADPRVMAHLSEAELQDCFDPQRHLTHLDEIFARLGI; encoded by the coding sequence TTGATCGAGCGCTACACTCTGCCCGAAATGGGCCAGATTTGGTCCACTGCCCACAAGCTCCAGACCTGGCTGCAGGTGGAGCTGGCTGTCTGTGAAGCGCAAGCGGAGCTGGGGCGGATCCCGCAAGAAGCCCTGCAGGAGATCAGAGCCAAAGCCGCCTTTGACCCGGCGCGGGTTTTGGAAATTGAGGCGGAAGTGAAGCACGATGTTATTGCCTTCTTAACCAACCTCAACGAGCACGTGGGCGAGGCAGGGCGCTACATCCACCTGGGCCTGACCAGCTCGGATGTGTTGGATACCGCTCTGGCCCTGCAGCTTGTGGCCTCGGTGGAGATCTTGCAAGCCCGCCTGGCCGACCTCATCGCTGCTATCCGCGACCAAGCTCGGCAGCACCGCTACACCCTCATGATCGGCCGCACCCACGGTGTTCACGCCGAGCCGATTACCTTTGGCTTTAAGCTGGCAGGGTGGCTGGCCGAGTGCCTGCGCCATCAGGAGCGGCTGGAACGCCTGCAAGAGGTGGTGGCAGTGGGCAAGATCTCGGGGGCAGTGGGCACCTACGCCAACGTGCCTCCCCAGGTGGAGCAGTTGGCCTGCGCTCGCCTGGGCCTGAAGCCCGATACAGCCTCGACACAGGTAATCTCGCGGGATCGCCACGCTGAATACGTGCAAACCTTGGCTTTGATTGGCTCTTCCCTAGAGCGCTTTGCTACTGAAATCCGCCACCTGCAGCGAACAGAGGTACTGGAGGCTGAGGAGTACTTTGCCCCCGGCCAAAAGGGATCCTCTGCTATGCCCCACAAGCGCAACCCCATCAAATCTGAACAGCTAACCGGGATTTCCCGCCTCCTGCGGGGGTATGCCCTTCCGGCTCTGGAAAACATCCCCCTTTGGCATGAGCGGGACATCTCCCACAGCTCGGTGGAGCGGGTTATCCTGCCCGATGCCTCCATTCTCTGCCACTACCTGCTGGTGAACATGGCCGACCTGGTGCGCCACCTGCAGGTTCACACCGGCAACATGGAGCGCAACCTCAACATCTATGGCGGCGTCATCTTCAGCCAGCAGGTGCTTCTAGCCTTGGTGGAGAAGGGCTTGAGCCGGGAGGAAGCTTACCGCCTGGTGCAGGAAAATGCTCATCGCGCCTGGAACCAGCCGCAGGGGGACTTTCGCGCCAATCTGCTGGCGGATCCCCGGGTGATGGCCCACCTGAGCGAGGCAGAACTGCAGGACTGCTTTGATCCCCAGCGCCACCTAACTCACCTAGACGAGATCTTTGCCCGCCTGGGCATTTGA
- the pstA gene encoding phosphate ABC transporter permease PstA: MSDSAQLAPEKVDIDITRAAIAPVRNYTGIVLTLLSGLSVAVIIASLSWVLWDVGKEGIQRINWDVLTQTRYPAPGLAEGGFGHAIVGNLMVLATGAALSFPFGILAAVYLSEFGRGTRLAYLVKFSCNVLTGVPAILCGLFAYAVVVRGSGFSAFSGGVAFGVLMLPIVLRSTEEALLLVSPDMRLASLGLGSTRFQTTMRVVLPAAAPAIVTGLILALARAAGEAAPLLFTAFNNNFWSTDLFGPVATLPVMVYFFSIIPYRVQQQLAWAGALVLLATVLAASLIARFLVYKTRK; this comes from the coding sequence ATGTCCGACTCAGCACAGCTTGCCCCTGAGAAGGTTGACATCGACATTACTCGTGCCGCCATTGCCCCTGTCCGCAATTACACAGGCATTGTCCTAACCCTGCTGAGTGGCCTCTCTGTGGCGGTGATCATAGCTTCCCTATCTTGGGTGCTGTGGGATGTGGGCAAGGAAGGCATCCAGCGGATAAATTGGGATGTCCTCACCCAGACCCGCTACCCTGCCCCTGGCCTGGCGGAAGGGGGCTTTGGTCACGCAATTGTCGGCAATTTAATGGTGCTGGCTACGGGGGCGGCTTTGAGCTTTCCCTTCGGCATCTTGGCGGCAGTGTACTTGTCTGAATTCGGTCGCGGCACCCGCTTGGCTTATCTGGTTAAGTTTTCCTGCAATGTGCTCACGGGGGTACCGGCCATTCTCTGCGGCCTGTTTGCCTATGCTGTGGTGGTGAGGGGATCCGGCTTTTCGGCTTTCTCGGGAGGGGTGGCTTTTGGCGTGCTGATGCTGCCGATTGTCCTCCGCTCCACCGAGGAGGCGTTGCTGCTGGTTTCGCCCGACATGCGCTTGGCTTCCCTTGGCCTGGGCTCAACTCGCTTTCAGACCACAATGCGCGTTGTTTTGCCGGCAGCGGCACCGGCCATCGTAACCGGGCTAATCCTGGCTTTGGCCCGAGCGGCAGGCGAGGCTGCACCTCTGCTCTTTACCGCCTTTAACAACAATTTCTGGTCTACTGATCTCTTTGGCCCGGTGGCTACCTTGCCGGTGATGGTCTACTTTTTCTCCATCATTCCCTACAGGGTGCAGCAGCAGCTGGCTTGGGCGGGCGCTTTGGTTTTGTTAGCCACTGTTTTGGCGGCCAGCTTGATCGCTCGCTTTTTGGTGTACAAGACCAGGAAATAG
- the pstC gene encoding phosphate ABC transporter permease subunit PstC translates to MTSAATGYGSPPNPDIDVDIEKKASLSRAVDVGFVRLTLALAGFAGIILIWVILQTTEAALPAIQQFGLGFLVTTRWNPVENIYGVLPQIYGSLVTSLVALIFAIPLGIGTAIFLTEGFAPKWVTAPIGFAVELIVAIPSVVLGLWGIFVLIPAVRPIFRAINQTLGWIPFLGGPAPRGPSLLIVAVVLGIMISPIIISITRSTFESLPRSLKEGALALGATRWETLLTVMIPAGLSGIVSSIMLALGRALGETMVAAMLSGNANRINISLMQPGSTITGLIASQFGEAGRLQVSALMYAGVVLMVLTLLVNIVAEIIIRKFQNLEQ, encoded by the coding sequence ATGACTTCAGCGGCTACGGGTTATGGTTCACCGCCAAACCCGGATATCGATGTTGACATTGAGAAAAAGGCGAGCCTGTCTCGGGCTGTTGATGTGGGCTTTGTCCGCCTGACGCTGGCCTTGGCAGGGTTTGCCGGCATTATCCTCATCTGGGTGATTCTTCAAACCACCGAAGCGGCTCTGCCGGCGATTCAGCAGTTTGGCTTGGGCTTCCTGGTTACTACCCGCTGGAACCCGGTGGAAAACATCTACGGGGTGCTACCACAGATTTATGGCAGTTTGGTAACCTCTCTGGTGGCTTTGATTTTTGCCATCCCTCTGGGCATTGGCACTGCCATTTTTTTGACGGAAGGTTTTGCCCCCAAGTGGGTAACGGCGCCGATTGGCTTTGCCGTTGAGCTGATCGTGGCCATTCCCAGTGTGGTGCTGGGGCTATGGGGGATCTTTGTGCTGATTCCAGCAGTGCGGCCCATCTTTCGAGCCATTAACCAGACGCTGGGTTGGATCCCTTTCTTGGGTGGCCCGGCTCCGCGGGGGCCCAGCTTGTTGATAGTGGCTGTGGTGCTGGGGATCATGATCTCTCCCATCATCATCTCCATTACCCGCAGTACCTTTGAATCTCTACCACGCAGCCTAAAAGAGGGCGCTTTGGCTCTGGGGGCAACCCGCTGGGAGACCCTCTTAACGGTGATGATCCCTGCCGGCCTGTCGGGCATTGTCAGCTCGATCATGCTGGCGCTGGGACGGGCCCTGGGAGAGACCATGGTAGCGGCCATGCTTTCCGGCAACGCCAACCGCATCAATATCTCCCTAATGCAGCCGGGATCCACCATTACTGGCTTGATTGCCTCTCAGTTTGGCGAGGCAGGACGCTTGCAGGTTTCGGCTCTCATGTATGCCGGCGTGGTGCTGATGGTGCTGACGTTATTGGTCAACATTGTTGCCGAGATCATCATCCGCAAGTTTCAAAACTTGGAGCAGTAA
- the pstB gene encoding phosphate ABC transporter ATP-binding protein PstB, which yields MQTQSLNQTSYVFRTENLNVYYGSNLAVKNVTLDIPARQITAFIGPSGCGKSTILRCFNRTNDLIPGARVEGKLTYHGKDLYAKEVDPVAVRRRIGMVFQKPNPFPKSIYDNVAYGPRVLGMKVDLDEVVETSLKRAALWDEVKDKLKENGQSLSGGQQQRLCIARALAVQPDVILMDEPCSALDPISTRRIEELMKELVQDYTIIIVTHNLQQAGRVSDMTAFFSVELVGSNRVGELIEFDRTEVIFNSPTKQATRDYVEGRFG from the coding sequence ATGCAAACTCAATCTCTTAACCAGACCTCTTACGTTTTCAGGACCGAGAACCTGAATGTCTACTATGGCTCCAATCTGGCTGTAAAAAATGTTACTCTGGACATCCCAGCCCGACAGATTACTGCGTTTATCGGCCCTTCCGGCTGTGGCAAAAGCACGATCCTACGTTGCTTCAACCGCACCAACGATTTGATCCCCGGTGCTCGTGTAGAGGGCAAGCTCACCTACCACGGCAAGGATCTCTACGCCAAAGAGGTCGATCCGGTGGCGGTGCGGCGGCGTATCGGCATGGTCTTCCAAAAGCCCAATCCCTTCCCCAAAAGCATTTACGACAACGTGGCCTACGGCCCGCGGGTGCTGGGGATGAAGGTAGACTTGGACGAGGTGGTGGAAACCTCGCTGAAACGGGCTGCCCTCTGGGATGAAGTCAAAGACAAGTTGAAAGAAAATGGTCAGTCGCTGTCGGGAGGGCAGCAGCAGCGCTTGTGTATTGCCCGCGCTCTGGCGGTGCAGCCGGATGTGATTTTGATGGATGAGCCCTGTTCGGCACTGGATCCCATTTCCACCCGCCGCATTGAGGAGCTGATGAAGGAGCTGGTACAGGACTACACCATCATCATTGTCACCCACAACCTGCAGCAGGCCGGCCGCGTCTCGGATATGACGGCTTTCTTCAGCGTGGAGCTGGTGGGATCCAACCGTGTGGGCGAGCTGATTGAATTTGACAGAACTGAAGTCATCTTCAACAGCCCCACCAAGCAAGCCACAAGAGATTATGTGGAGGGCCGCTTCGGCTAA
- a CDS encoding Uma2 family endonuclease encodes MTVGAVPTQGKRAWTAEEFMALSREGHRYEIVDGKPIDMGSAGALHGYVCSLLLAALTPYVLSNKLGIVLDSSTAFKMKSGNWRSPDISFFAKERLQGMAELPTGFLEGAPDLAVEVLSPRNTVEEIHDKLVEYFENGSRLVWLVHPSEHYVLVYRSSQEPDRLLKSVDLLEGEEVIPGFALPVAHLFQKLSL; translated from the coding sequence ATGACCGTCGGAGCTGTGCCAACTCAGGGAAAAAGAGCTTGGACAGCCGAAGAATTCATGGCGTTGTCCAGGGAGGGACATCGCTACGAGATTGTTGATGGGAAGCCAATTGATATGGGAAGCGCGGGGGCACTCCATGGTTATGTCTGCAGCCTCCTATTGGCAGCTTTGACCCCCTACGTTTTGTCCAACAAGCTGGGGATCGTTTTAGATTCCAGCACTGCTTTTAAGATGAAGAGTGGAAATTGGCGCTCCCCTGACATCTCTTTTTTTGCTAAAGAACGCTTGCAGGGCATGGCTGAACTGCCCACAGGATTTTTGGAAGGCGCTCCAGATCTGGCTGTTGAAGTGCTTTCCCCCCGCAATACGGTTGAAGAAATTCATGACAAGCTGGTGGAGTACTTTGAAAATGGCAGCCGCCTGGTTTGGCTGGTTCACCCCAGCGAGCACTACGTCCTGGTGTATCGCAGCTCTCAAGAGCCTGACCGCCTCCTGAAATCGGTTGATCTTCTAGAAGGTGAAGAGGTTATTCCAGGATTTGCCCTGCCGGTGGCTCATCTATTCCAGAAGCTTTCCTTGTAA
- the pstS gene encoding phosphate ABC transporter substrate-binding protein PstS, protein MRTLLSAFSLTALTVGFLTATSAQAQTVQISGAGATFAAPLLQRWFDAYNRTVDPTVQVSYQSVGSGAGLEQVINGTVDFGASEAPFSGARLESFRAKYGYDPLQLPLAGGAIEFAYNLPGIEDGELILKRKTYCGIVTGEITRWDDIRIKAENPGIANKLPPLDITWVHRSDGSGTTFVFTNHIRTVCPNWTAGAGTSVEWPVGIGAQGNEGVAATIKQEPGAIGYVNQSYAKLEKMATARLENKAGNIVEFSTEAATSALDAPIPDDFALLVPDPEGPNDYPIVGLFWVMLYREYPDQQKLTKLVEALKWTQGPEGQAITKELDYIPMPEAVIQRIFAELDSITVNPNAVR, encoded by the coding sequence ATGCGAACCCTGCTTTCTGCTTTCTCCCTCACCGCTCTAACAGTAGGATTTCTAACAGCGACCTCGGCTCAAGCCCAAACCGTGCAAATCTCCGGGGCGGGCGCGACCTTTGCGGCTCCTTTGCTGCAACGTTGGTTTGACGCCTACAACCGCACCGTAGACCCCACTGTGCAAGTCAGCTATCAGTCTGTCGGTAGTGGTGCTGGCCTAGAGCAGGTGATCAATGGCACTGTGGACTTCGGCGCTTCCGAGGCGCCTTTCTCCGGTGCTCGCCTGGAAAGCTTCCGAGCTAAATACGGCTATGATCCCCTACAGTTGCCTCTGGCGGGAGGGGCCATCGAGTTTGCCTATAACCTGCCCGGCATTGAAGACGGAGAGCTCATCCTGAAGCGGAAAACCTACTGCGGCATCGTGACCGGCGAGATCACTCGCTGGGACGACATTCGCATCAAGGCCGAGAACCCAGGTATAGCAAACAAGCTGCCACCCCTGGACATCACCTGGGTACACCGCTCTGATGGTTCTGGGACTACCTTTGTGTTCACCAACCACATCAGAACTGTCTGCCCTAATTGGACAGCCGGTGCTGGTACTTCTGTCGAGTGGCCTGTTGGTATTGGAGCCCAAGGGAATGAGGGCGTAGCCGCCACCATCAAGCAGGAGCCAGGGGCGATTGGCTACGTGAACCAGTCCTATGCCAAGCTGGAAAAGATGGCCACTGCTCGCTTGGAAAACAAAGCGGGCAACATTGTTGAGTTCTCGACTGAGGCAGCTACCTCGGCGCTGGATGCTCCCATTCCTGATGACTTTGCGCTGTTGGTGCCCGACCCTGAAGGGCCAAATGACTACCCAATCGTGGGCTTGTTCTGGGTGATGCTGTACCGCGAGTATCCCGATCAGCAGAAGCTGACCAAGCTGGTGGAGGCTCTGAAGTGGACCCAGGGGCCAGAGGGTCAAGCCATCACCAAGGAGCTGGACTACATCCCTATGCCTGAGGCGGTTATCCAGCGGATCTTTGCAGAGCTGGATTCCATCACCGTTAACCCCAATGCGGTGCGATGA
- a CDS encoding tetratricopeptide repeat protein has translation MLRGDPVAALADLDRAVQLDPSYAPAYVNRSYVYNQLRQPEEALADAERAIQLDPRIPEAYFSRGVAYLQLGDREAAMADFRQALALFSKSGNFANQAILQQLLRQLGVD, from the coding sequence TTGCTGCGCGGGGATCCCGTAGCTGCCCTGGCGGATCTGGATCGGGCGGTGCAGTTGGATCCCAGCTATGCGCCGGCCTATGTGAACCGCAGCTACGTCTACAACCAGTTGCGCCAGCCGGAAGAAGCTCTGGCCGATGCGGAGCGGGCCATTCAGTTGGATCCGCGAATTCCAGAAGCCTACTTCAGCCGCGGCGTGGCCTATCTTCAGTTGGGGGATCGAGAAGCGGCGATGGCCGACTTTCGCCAGGCGTTGGCTCTCTTCTCCAAGAGCGGCAACTTTGCCAACCAGGCCATCCTGCAGCAACTGCTGCGCCAGTTGGGGGTGGATTAG
- a CDS encoding coenzyme F420-0:L-glutamate ligase, translated as MATIRMVSRGVVAGVLAGMVLSLWGIGRWLWDPSAWIQVVAGLLLSVATLLYWLKTRPADCLLVEPQSWRLSRLSPHRWLIQAEFVARNLNPLFEVTLAQVQPRLHLLSAGSLEGIQSRIRLRSRHPDLPPRPDNYWQAYIISPQSQTGLEVEIELEGEGLADLRSAWLELDYIQYGRQRRTLKTSHLILPLQEVEPLPELAWQQQGLVSWAPVPTHLLTPSDDLAEVLRHYVGPHIQPGDIVAISESAAAIVQGNFRHPLQVQPGWLARTLCYFFPSKTSLSSCYGMQTLIDCSGAWRVLGAFVVGSLAKLLGIRGAFYALAGEQAALIDDVTGTLPPYDQFIVLGPRDPAKLVAELHAQTGYEVAIVDANDLGEVNVLAASPGVERELVEQALRKNPAGNAAEQTPIVLIRKRLPA; from the coding sequence ATGGCAACCATTCGGATGGTGAGCCGAGGTGTGGTGGCTGGCGTATTGGCTGGCATGGTCTTGAGCCTCTGGGGGATCGGGCGCTGGCTTTGGGATCCCTCGGCCTGGATCCAGGTGGTGGCCGGGCTGCTCCTAAGTGTGGCGACGTTGCTGTACTGGCTGAAGACCCGCCCCGCCGACTGTCTGCTGGTGGAGCCCCAGAGCTGGCGCCTCAGCCGCCTCAGCCCTCATCGCTGGCTTATCCAGGCCGAGTTTGTGGCCCGCAACCTCAACCCCCTTTTTGAGGTCACCTTGGCCCAGGTGCAGCCGCGGCTGCATCTGCTCAGCGCCGGCTCCCTCGAAGGGATCCAAAGTAGGATCCGCCTGCGCTCCCGCCATCCGGATCTGCCCCCCCGCCCAGACAACTACTGGCAGGCCTACATCATCTCCCCCCAAAGCCAGACCGGCTTAGAAGTCGAGATCGAGCTAGAGGGGGAAGGGCTGGCAGATTTGCGCTCGGCCTGGCTGGAGTTGGACTACATCCAGTACGGGCGGCAACGGCGCACCCTGAAGACCAGCCACCTGATCCTGCCCTTGCAGGAAGTGGAGCCCTTGCCGGAGCTGGCCTGGCAGCAGCAGGGGCTGGTGAGTTGGGCTCCTGTTCCCACCCATCTGCTTACCCCCAGCGACGACCTAGCCGAGGTGCTGCGGCACTACGTAGGCCCCCATATCCAGCCCGGCGATATTGTGGCCATCTCGGAAAGCGCGGCGGCCATCGTCCAGGGCAACTTTCGCCATCCCCTGCAGGTGCAGCCCGGCTGGCTGGCCCGCACCCTCTGCTACTTCTTCCCTTCCAAAACCAGTCTCTCAAGCTGCTATGGGATGCAGACGTTGATCGACTGTTCGGGGGCCTGGCGGGTGTTGGGGGCTTTTGTCGTCGGATCCCTGGCCAAATTGCTGGGGATCCGCGGAGCCTTCTACGCCCTGGCGGGGGAGCAGGCGGCCTTGATCGACGATGTCACCGGCACTTTGCCCCCCTACGACCAGTTCATCGTCTTGGGGCCGCGGGATCCAGCCAAGCTGGTGGCCGAGCTCCACGCCCAGACCGGCTACGAGGTGGCCATTGTGGATGCCAACGACCTGGGCGAAGTCAACGTCTTGGCGGCCAGCCCAGGTGTGGAGCGGGAGCTGGTGGAGCAGGCTCTGCGCAAGAACCCGGCGGGCAATGCGGCAGAGCAAACGCCGATTGTGCTCATCCGGAAGCGGCTGCCGGCATAG
- the trxA gene encoding thioredoxin has product MAQKQQFKSFDDMIQGSKTPILVDFYATWCGPCQVMAQVLEQVKPQVGDAISFVKVDIDKYPNIAARWGIYAVPTLILFKDGKPVDRIEGLLQPRALVERLRAQIGLPVS; this is encoded by the coding sequence ATGGCCCAAAAACAGCAGTTCAAGAGCTTTGACGACATGATCCAGGGATCCAAAACTCCCATTCTGGTGGACTTTTACGCTACCTGGTGTGGTCCCTGTCAGGTGATGGCTCAGGTGTTGGAGCAGGTGAAGCCGCAGGTGGGGGATGCTATTTCCTTCGTGAAGGTGGATATAGATAAATACCCCAACATTGCTGCCCGCTGGGGGATCTACGCTGTGCCGACTCTCATCCTGTTCAAAGACGGGAAGCCGGTTGACCGCATCGAGGGGCTGTTGCAGCCTCGCGCCCTGGTGGAGCGGTTGCGGGCGCAGATCGGCCTGCCGGTCAGCTAA
- a CDS encoding aspartate carbamoyltransferase catalytic subunit has translation MVWQRQHVLGLADFTPEEYQMVLQTSASFQEVLTRRLPKVPTLQGKVVVTLFFEPSTRTRSSFELAAKRLSADVLNFSPGTSSLSKGETLLDTARTFLAMGSDLLIVRHAQAGVPQQLAAEIDRRGSPVGVLNAGDGLHEHPTQGLLDLFTLCSHLDPRRPRLELLQGIKIAIVGDILHSRVARSDIYALVAAGAEVHLAGPPTLLPKDFAHFVPGHTLPVHWQLEPALEGARFVITLRLQQERMGEFLLPSLQEYHHFFGLTRQRLRLCHPDVKLLHPGPVNRGVELSSEVMEDPGLNLIEQQVTHGVAVRMALLYLMGGGRIPA, from the coding sequence ATGGTTTGGCAGCGGCAGCACGTCTTGGGCTTGGCGGATTTTACTCCCGAAGAATACCAGATGGTTTTGCAGACCAGCGCCAGTTTCCAGGAGGTGTTGACGCGGCGGTTGCCCAAGGTGCCCACCCTGCAGGGGAAGGTGGTGGTGACGCTGTTCTTCGAGCCTTCCACCCGCACCCGTTCCAGTTTTGAGCTGGCGGCCAAGCGCCTTTCGGCCGATGTGCTCAACTTTTCCCCAGGCACCTCTTCCTTGAGCAAAGGGGAGACGCTCTTGGATACGGCCCGCACCTTTCTGGCCATGGGATCCGATCTCTTAATCGTTCGCCATGCCCAGGCAGGAGTGCCCCAACAATTAGCTGCCGAGATCGACCGCCGTGGATCCCCTGTGGGCGTTCTCAATGCCGGGGATGGACTGCACGAACATCCCACCCAAGGTTTGCTGGATTTGTTTACCCTCTGCAGCCATCTGGATCCCCGGCGTCCCCGCCTGGAGTTGCTGCAAGGGATCAAAATCGCCATTGTCGGCGATATTCTCCACTCGCGAGTGGCCCGCTCCGATATCTACGCCCTGGTGGCCGCCGGAGCTGAGGTTCACTTAGCCGGCCCTCCCACCCTGTTGCCCAAAGATTTTGCCCATTTTGTGCCCGGCCACACGCTCCCTGTCCATTGGCAGCTGGAGCCTGCCCTCGAAGGGGCGCGTTTTGTTATCACCCTACGCCTGCAGCAGGAGCGCATGGGCGAGTTCCTTCTCCCCAGCCTGCAGGAGTACCATCACTTCTTCGGCCTCACGCGGCAACGACTGCGCCTGTGCCACCCGGATGTCAAGCTTCTGCACCCCGGCCCGGTCAATCGCGGTGTGGAACTCAGCTCCGAGGTGATGGAGGATCCCGGCTTGAACCTGATTGAGCAGCAGGTCACCCACGGCGTGGCGGTGCGCATGGCCCTGCTGTACCTCATGGGGGGCGGGCGGATCCCAGCTTAG